One segment of Carya illinoinensis cultivar Pawnee chromosome 1, C.illinoinensisPawnee_v1, whole genome shotgun sequence DNA contains the following:
- the LOC122306340 gene encoding reticulon-like protein B13, whose product MSTASQSSSLPTSDTLKDIFLWRRKKLSVAVLSVATVIWVLMEVYQFNFITVISWTAMFVVVALFLWVNILRLLGKEPPNMSGLEIPKESAIETANCVRAWIEEGIRWVFRVSAERDWFAFAGTVSGLWLLSYVGKFFDLLTFLYIGIIMGMTVPALYIKYEEQIKRIWERVKVQCRRLYDMVDEKVVKNLKNRVLKMKEVEKEKKA is encoded by the exons ATGTCTACTGCATCACAATCTTCTTCCTTGCCCACATCAG ACACTCTGAAGGATATATTCCTTTGGAGAAGAAAGAAGCTGAGTGTGGCGGTTCTTTCTGTAGCAACAGTAATATGGGTGCTTATGGAAGTGTATCAATTCAATTTCATCACTGTTATTTCATGGACAGCCATGTTCGTTGTTGTTGCACTTTTCCTCTGGGTCAATATTCTCAGGCTTCTTGGCAA AGAGCCGCCAAACATGTCGGGTTTGGAAATTCCAAAGGAATCGGCTATTGAAACGGCGAATTGCGTTCGAGCATGGATTGAAGAAGGCATCCGGTGGGTGTTCCGAGTGAGTGCAGAGAGAGACTGGTTTGCCTTTGCCGGAACTGTCTCTGGTTTGTGGTTACTTTCCTACGTGGGAAAGTTCTTCgatcttctaacatttctctacaTAG GTATTATAATGGGCATGACTGTTCCTGCATTATATATCAAGTACGAGGAGCAGATAAAGAGGATATGGGAGAGGGTGAAGGTGCAATGCAGAAGATTATACGACATGGTTGACGAGAAAGTGGTTAAGAACTTGAAGAACAGGGTCCTCAAAATGAAGGAGGTGGAAAAGGAGAAGAAGGCCTAA
- the LOC122293445 gene encoding probable disease resistance protein At5g66900 codes for MALAFVGSAALGEAFAVLNRTVKDVITKTIAFKSILQQLKSTLDVLDPLVKDIQQSNRELGREARKYSNLTGWKHFVRYHYANKLCSLDEALGRFFQIHIPAWGLRNGIEVLRGVNDLCAQMNSAGINGVLPCAVPKPPDFTVGLDVSLKELKMELLKEEVLMLVLTAPGGCGKTTLVKMLCQDEDIKGKYEILFVMVTKTPNLKDIIRRIFRHKGDRVPEFQSDEDAINRLKQLLNRIKQQNPILLILDDVWSGSESLLEKFKFHMTGYKILVTSRTAFPRFSCKYKLEPLRDEDATKLFRHSAILQDGNSYIPDDDTVKKIVKFCGGFPLALEVIGSYLRGESAATWENRMQNWTSGDSILDSVPEDHLLKCLQSSLEFSDKKVKPKYEVIMKECFMDIGSFPEDQRIRVASLIDMWEELYELDEVGTIANLLEISSRNLANLVVTRRDASEVGRYYAEDFVLQHDLLRELAIHQCRQEPIEKTKKLIIDISGNNLPKWWTEQKEQHISSHLLSISTDENFSSSWCKIQPPEVKVLVLNFRTENYTLPEFVEKMEELKVLIVTNYGSFPVELGNFQLLGSAPNLKRIRLEKVSIPSICKTLSASRSLEKISLFMCHIGHAFRNCSIQISDALPNLREINMDYCINLVELPAGIFNIISLKKLNITNCHKLSKLPEGLGKLGNLEVLRLRSCTELLELPESTGSLHNLVVLDISDCLSISKLPKHIGKLCNMKEFHMKGCLALCNQLPPSIMDLEHLKLVVCDEGMAKRWESIIKEFPVHHSGTQIKVAEKDINLKWLRNHF; via the exons ATGGCACTAGCGTTTGTCGGATCGGCTGCTCTGGGAGAGGCATTTGCTGTGTTGAATAGAACGGTTAAGGATGTGATAACCAAAACCATTGCATTCAAATCCATTCTCCAACAACTGAAAAGCACGCTAGATGTGTTGGATCCATTGGTTAAAGATATACAACAATCAAACAGAGAATTGG GGCGTGAAGCTCGTAAGTACTCGAACCTTACAGGGTGGAAACACTTCGTGAGATACCATTATGCGAACAAGCTTTGCAGTTTGGACGAGGCCCTTGGCAGGTTCTTTCAGATTCATATACCAGCATGGGGTTTGAGGAATGGGATAGAGGTTTTGAGGGGGGTGAATGACCTTTGTGCGCAGATGAATTCGGCTGGGATAAACGGTGTGTTGCCGTGTGCGGTTCCTAAACCCCCTGATTTTACTGTTGGGTTGGATGTGTCTTTGAAGGAATTGAAGATGGAGCTGCTGAAAGAAGAGGTATTGATGCTGGTGTTGACTGCTCCCGGAGGATGTGGGAAGACCACATTGGTTAAAATGCTCTGTCAGGATGAGGACATCAAAG GCAAATATGAGATTTTGTTTGTCATGGTTACAAAAACTCCGAACCTGAAGGACATTATACGAAGGATTTTTCGCCATAAGGGTGATCGAGTTCCTGAGTttcaaagtgatgaagatgCAATTAACCGTCTAAAGCAACTGTTGAATCGAATTAAGCAACAAAATCCTATATTGTTGATCCTGGATGATGTCTGGTCTGGATCAGAATCCCTCCTTGAGAAGTTTAAGTTCCATATGACAGGTTATAAGATTCTAGTAACTTCAAGAACTGCATTTCCAAGGTTTAGCTGTAAATATAAGTTAGAACCTTTACGTGATGAGGATGCAACAAAACTTTTTCGCCACTCAGCAATTCTGCAAGATGGGAACTCTTACATTCCGGATGATGATACTGTCAAAAAG ATAGTGAAATTCTGTGGGGGGTTTCCACTGGCCCTTGAAGTGATTGGTAGTTACCTCCGTGGTGAGTCTGCAGCAACCTGGGAAAATAGAATGCAGAACTGGACTTCTGGTGATTCTATTCTTGATTCTGTGCCAGAAGATCATCTGCTTAAATGTCTCCAAAGCAGTCTAGAATTCTCAGATAAGAAGGTCAAGCCCAAGTATGAGGTCATCATGAAGGAGTGTTTCATGGACATAGGTTCATTCCCAGAAGACCAAAGGATCCGTGTTGCTTCACTTATTGATATGTGGGAAGAATTATATGAGCTAGATGAAGTTGGCACCATTGCCAACCTTCTTGAAATCAGTTCTCGAAATTTGGCTAATCTTGTGGTGACAAG GAGAGATGCAAGTGAGGTAGGCAGATATTATGCTGAAGACTTTGTTTTACAACATGATCTTCTTAGAGAGCTAGCTATCCATCAGTGCAGACAGGAGCCAATAGAAAAGACGAAAAAATTGATTATTGACATTAGTGGAAACAATCTTCCTAAGTGGTGGACTGAACAGAAGGAGCAACATATCAGCTCCCACCTATTGTCTATCTCAACTG ATGAAAATTTCTCATCAAGTTGGTGTAAGATTCAACCACCTGAAGTTAAGGTTCTAGTTCTGAATTTTCGAACAGAGAATTACACCCTGCCTGAGTTTGTGGAGAAAATGGAGGAACTAAAGGTTCTTATAGTTACCAATTATGGTTCTTTTCCTGTTGAATTAGGTAACTTTCAGCTACTTGGGTCTGCACCCAATCTAAAGAGAATCAGATTGGAGAAGGTTTCAATTCCTTCCATTTGCAAGACTCTATCAGCATCAAGGAGTTTGGAGAAGATATCCCTATTTATGTGTCATATTGGTCATGCATTTAGGAATTGCAGTATCCAGATCTCAGATGCACTGCCAAATCTAAGGGAGATAAACATGGACTACTGCATTAATTTGGTGGAACTGCCTGCTGGGATCTTTAATATTATCAGCCTTAAGAAACTCAACATCACCAATTGTCATAAGCTGTCTAAATTGCCAGAGGGGTTAGGAAAGCTGGGGAATTTAGAAGTGCTAAGGCTTAGGTCATGTACTGAGTTGTTGGAGTTACCAGAGTCAACTGGAAGCCTCCATAACTTGGTCGTTCTTGACATCTCCGACTGCCTAAGCATTAGCAAGTTGCCAAAGCACATTGGCAAGTTGTGTAATATGAAAGAGTTCCATATGAAAGGGTGCTTGGCATTGTGTAATCAGTTGCCACCATCAATTATGGATCTTGAGCACTTGAAACTTGTGGTATGTGATGAAGGGATGGCCAAACGATGGGAGTCTATTATCAAGGAGTTTCCCGTGCACCACTCCGGTACACAGATAAAAGTGGCGGAAAAGGATATCAACTTGAAATGGCTTCGTAATCATTTCTGA